A portion of the Stigmatella aurantiaca DW4/3-1 genome contains these proteins:
- a CDS encoding M3 family metallopeptidase, whose translation MSTACATTAQEGRSPMSHPSESKAQPANPLLATWTGPYGGVPAFDRFALAQFKPALEEAMEANRREIAALTGNEAAPNFENTLAALEDTGRTLNDVGTVFSIWASTLNGPEFQAIEREMAPKLAAFSDEIYQNEKLFQRIEAVYHSPDKAKLSPEQQRLAWLYYTNFVRSGAKLDAPSKKRLADINQRLATLYTTFSQNVLADEEGYAVILETEADLAGLSDSIRAAAAAAAEARGMKGKWAITNTRSAMEPFLTYSTRRDLREKVWRNYVNRGDNGDARDNNALIAEILQLRAERATLLGYPTHAHWRLENAMAKTPDRATALMEAVWTPAVARVREEVADMQAIANKEGTKLKIAPWDYRYYAEKVRKAKYDLDENEVKPYLQLEKLREGMFWVAGELFGFTFAPVSDVPVYHPDVRVWEVKDKASGKHVGLWYFDPYARTGKRSGAWMNAYRNQERFKGEITTIVSNNANFLKGNPGEPVLISWEDASTLFHEFGHALHGLSSQVVYPSLSGTSVARDYVEFPSQLLEHWLATPEVLNRFALHHQTGKPIPPELVAKIDKASTFNQGFATVEYLASALVDMKLHMAGAQKIDPDAFERDTLKKLGMPDEIVMRHRTPQFGHIFSGDGYSAGYYSYLWSDTLTADAYEAFTEGKGPYDQSVAERLRKHVFSAGNTVDPAEGYRAFRGKDAGINALMRKRGFPVPK comes from the coding sequence ATGTCCACCGCGTGCGCGACCACGGCCCAGGAGGGCCGCAGCCCCATGAGCCATCCGTCCGAATCGAAAGCCCAACCGGCCAATCCCCTGTTGGCCACCTGGACGGGCCCTTATGGCGGTGTCCCCGCCTTTGACCGCTTCGCCCTCGCGCAGTTCAAGCCCGCCCTCGAGGAGGCCATGGAGGCGAACCGCCGGGAGATCGCCGCCCTCACGGGCAATGAGGCGGCGCCCAACTTCGAGAACACCCTCGCCGCGCTGGAGGACACCGGACGGACCCTCAACGACGTGGGAACCGTCTTCAGCATCTGGGCTTCGACGTTGAATGGGCCGGAGTTCCAGGCCATCGAGCGGGAGATGGCGCCCAAGCTCGCCGCCTTCTCCGATGAGATCTACCAGAACGAGAAGCTCTTCCAGCGCATCGAGGCCGTCTACCACTCGCCGGACAAGGCCAAGCTGAGCCCCGAACAGCAGCGGCTGGCGTGGCTCTACTACACGAACTTCGTCCGCTCGGGCGCCAAGCTGGATGCCCCCTCCAAGAAGCGCCTGGCGGACATCAACCAGCGCCTCGCCACGCTCTACACCACGTTCAGCCAGAACGTCCTGGCCGACGAGGAGGGCTACGCCGTCATCCTCGAGACGGAGGCCGACCTCGCGGGCCTGTCCGATTCCATCCGGGCCGCCGCCGCCGCCGCCGCCGAGGCACGCGGGATGAAAGGCAAGTGGGCCATCACCAACACGCGCTCCGCCATGGAGCCGTTCCTCACCTACTCGACCCGGCGCGACCTCCGGGAGAAGGTCTGGCGCAACTACGTCAACCGCGGGGACAACGGGGACGCCCGCGACAACAACGCCCTCATCGCGGAGATCCTCCAACTGCGCGCCGAGCGCGCCACGCTGCTGGGCTACCCCACCCACGCGCACTGGCGGCTCGAGAACGCCATGGCCAAGACGCCGGACCGTGCCACGGCCCTGATGGAGGCCGTCTGGACGCCCGCGGTCGCCCGCGTCCGCGAGGAGGTCGCCGACATGCAGGCGATCGCCAACAAGGAAGGCACGAAGCTGAAGATCGCCCCCTGGGACTACCGGTATTACGCCGAGAAGGTCCGCAAGGCGAAGTACGACCTCGACGAGAACGAGGTGAAGCCCTACCTCCAGCTCGAGAAGCTGCGGGAGGGCATGTTCTGGGTCGCGGGCGAGCTGTTCGGCTTCACCTTCGCGCCCGTGAGCGACGTGCCCGTCTACCACCCCGATGTGCGTGTCTGGGAGGTGAAGGACAAGGCCAGCGGCAAGCACGTGGGGCTCTGGTACTTCGATCCCTATGCCCGCACCGGGAAGCGCTCGGGGGCGTGGATGAACGCCTACCGCAACCAGGAGCGCTTCAAGGGGGAGATCACCACCATCGTCTCCAACAACGCCAACTTCCTGAAGGGCAACCCCGGCGAGCCCGTCCTCATCAGCTGGGAAGATGCCTCGACCCTGTTCCACGAGTTTGGCCACGCGCTGCACGGGCTGAGCTCGCAGGTCGTCTACCCCTCCCTCTCCGGCACGTCCGTCGCGCGGGACTACGTCGAGTTCCCGTCCCAGCTCCTGGAGCACTGGCTGGCCACGCCCGAGGTGCTCAACCGGTTCGCCCTGCACCACCAGACGGGCAAGCCCATCCCGCCCGAGTTGGTGGCGAAGATCGACAAGGCCTCCACCTTCAACCAGGGCTTCGCCACGGTGGAGTATCTGGCGAGCGCCCTGGTGGACATGAAGCTGCACATGGCGGGGGCGCAAAAGATCGATCCCGACGCGTTCGAGCGCGACACGCTGAAGAAGCTCGGCATGCCGGACGAGATTGTCATGCGGCACCGCACGCCCCAGTTTGGCCACATCTTCTCGGGTGATGGGTACTCGGCCGGTTACTACAGCTACCTCTGGTCCGACACGCTCACGGCCGACGCGTATGAGGCCTTCACGGAGGGCAAGGGGCCCTATGACCAGAGCGTGGCGGAGCGGCTGCGGAAGCACGTCTTCTCGGCCGGGAACACGGTGGATCCCGCCGAGGGCTACCGTGCCTTCCGGGGCAAGGACGCCGGCATCAACGCCCTGATGCGCAAGCGCGGCTTCCCTGTCCCCAAGTAG
- a CDS encoding saccharopine dehydrogenase family protein, whose amino-acid sequence MPKPSKPEFDIILWGATGFTGRLVAEYLSKTQDTHGASWALAGRDRNRLEQLRASLGALNASSANLPIVLADARNAASLDEMVARTRVVISTVGPYARHGDGLVAACVRSGTDYCDLTGEVQWMRRTIDAHHEQARKSGARIVHTCGFDSIPSDLGVLMLQEYMKEHHGTHCHRVNFYLTRMRGGISGGTLASMVQAMDEMAADPSIRRVLGNPHALDPEPRRGSREERDQMGVRYSAELGRWTAPFLMASVNTRVVRRSNALLGYPWGRDFFYSEASSFAPGVKGLLTAASMTAGMGGFMAAASVTPVRRLLEQRVLPGPGEGPSAEAREKGFFEIRLLGEGTSPKGGQPIRLEGKVASKGDPGYAATSRMLSQAALCLAFDEPAGEGGVLTPASSMGLKLVERLRKAGMTFQVTERA is encoded by the coding sequence ATGCCCAAACCCTCGAAACCCGAGTTCGACATCATCCTCTGGGGCGCCACCGGGTTCACCGGCCGCCTCGTCGCCGAGTACCTGTCCAAGACCCAGGACACCCACGGTGCCAGTTGGGCGCTCGCCGGACGGGACCGCAACCGGCTCGAGCAGCTCCGCGCGAGCCTCGGTGCCCTCAACGCCTCCAGCGCCAACCTCCCCATCGTCCTCGCGGACGCCCGGAACGCGGCCTCGCTGGACGAGATGGTGGCCCGCACGCGCGTGGTCATCTCCACGGTGGGCCCCTACGCCCGGCACGGGGACGGGCTGGTGGCCGCGTGCGTGCGCAGTGGGACGGACTATTGTGACTTGACCGGCGAGGTGCAGTGGATGCGCCGGACGATTGATGCCCACCACGAGCAGGCCCGCAAGAGCGGCGCGCGCATCGTCCACACGTGTGGCTTCGACTCCATCCCCTCGGACCTCGGCGTGCTCATGCTCCAGGAGTACATGAAGGAGCACCACGGCACGCACTGCCACCGCGTGAACTTCTACTTGACGCGCATGCGGGGCGGCATCAGCGGGGGAACGCTGGCGAGCATGGTGCAAGCCATGGACGAGATGGCGGCGGATCCTTCCATCCGCCGGGTGCTGGGCAATCCCCACGCGCTCGATCCGGAGCCTCGGCGAGGCAGCCGCGAGGAGCGCGACCAGATGGGGGTGCGCTACAGCGCGGAGCTGGGAAGGTGGACCGCCCCCTTCCTGATGGCCTCCGTCAACACGCGCGTGGTGCGCCGCTCCAATGCCCTGCTTGGCTATCCCTGGGGCCGGGACTTCTTCTACTCGGAGGCCTCGAGCTTCGCCCCGGGCGTGAAGGGGCTGCTCACCGCCGCGAGCATGACGGCGGGCATGGGGGGCTTCATGGCGGCGGCGAGCGTGACCCCGGTGCGGCGCCTGCTCGAACAACGCGTCCTGCCAGGGCCCGGCGAGGGCCCTTCGGCCGAAGCGCGTGAAAAAGGATTCTTCGAGATACGGCTGCTGGGGGAAGGCACCTCCCCGAAGGGCGGCCAGCCCATCCGCCTGGAGGGCAAGGTGGCCTCGAAGGGAGACCCGGGCTATGCGGCGACGTCCCGGATGCTCTCCCAAGCGGCCCTGTGTCTGGCGTTCGACGAGCCCGCGGGCGAGGGCGGTGTCCTGACCCCCGCCTCCAGCATGGGGCTCAAGCTCGTCGAGCGCCTGCGCAAGGCGGGGATGACGTTCCAGGTCACCGAGCGCGCGTGA
- a CDS encoding NUDIX domain-containing protein — translation MAEAEIRIQSVQVLSDDWAILKKTVLDYRRRDGTWQTLVRQTYDRGNGAAVLPYDAQRGTVLLIRQFRYPAYVNGHREPLIEACAGLLDKDDPETCICREAEEETGYRIRNARRVFDVFMSPGSVTERLAFFLADYSPDDRLNAGGGDQTEGEDIEVLEVPLEEALSMIDAGTIIDGKTIMLIQHLELTRLRSHSR, via the coding sequence ATGGCTGAAGCTGAGATTCGCATCCAATCCGTCCAGGTTCTCTCGGACGATTGGGCCATCCTAAAGAAGACCGTCCTCGATTACCGGCGCCGCGATGGGACGTGGCAGACGCTGGTGAGGCAGACCTATGACCGCGGGAATGGCGCGGCCGTCCTTCCTTACGACGCACAGCGGGGGACGGTGCTGCTCATCCGTCAGTTCCGCTATCCAGCCTATGTGAATGGGCATCGGGAGCCGCTCATCGAGGCTTGCGCCGGACTGCTCGACAAGGACGATCCGGAGACGTGCATCTGCCGCGAGGCGGAGGAGGAGACGGGCTACCGCATTCGCAACGCGCGCCGCGTCTTCGATGTCTTCATGAGCCCCGGCAGCGTGACGGAGCGATTGGCGTTCTTCCTGGCGGATTACTCGCCTGATGACCGGCTCAACGCGGGGGGCGGGGACCAGACCGAAGGGGAGGACATCGAAGTGCTCGAGGTGCCCCTCGAAGAGGCCCTCTCGATGATCGACGCGGGGACCATCATCGATGGCAAGACCATCATGCTCATCCAACACCTGGAACTGACGAGGCTCAGGTCGCATTCCCGATGA
- a CDS encoding LysR family transcriptional regulator, with product MSRRISNWDDLRVFMAVAETGSLSAAARHLQLSQPTVGRRLRALEESAGVRLFDRVSNRIELTEAGREIERVAAPMRAAADAVERRLGGLVTGEREPVRITATGSVAFFLTRFLPELMARTEGIPIALSSTKEPLNLARREADVAIRMRRLPVDGDLVSRKLAKLRFSIYGPAEAPARMSIIGLPKTGRRPSQSGFLDDWAAGRPISLRLSDVFLRYQAVRSGRGVSLLPCWLGDGDSELVRLIPPPPELAEDVYCLYHGDNRGFAPVVSVCQALGEIFKRHAGLLAGEGDAASSRHKTSAGTRRPKVRT from the coding sequence ATGAGCCGGCGCATCTCCAACTGGGACGATCTGCGCGTCTTCATGGCGGTGGCGGAGACGGGCTCGCTCAGCGCGGCGGCCCGGCACCTCCAGTTGAGCCAGCCCACGGTGGGGCGCAGGCTCCGGGCCCTGGAGGAAAGCGCGGGGGTCCGGCTTTTCGATCGGGTGTCCAACCGGATCGAGTTGACCGAGGCGGGCCGGGAGATCGAGCGGGTGGCGGCACCGATGCGGGCGGCGGCAGATGCGGTCGAGCGGCGCCTCGGGGGACTCGTGACGGGGGAGCGCGAGCCTGTGCGGATTACCGCCACGGGCTCGGTGGCCTTCTTTCTGACCCGGTTCCTGCCGGAGTTGATGGCGCGGACCGAAGGCATCCCGATTGCGCTCTCGTCCACGAAGGAGCCGCTCAACCTTGCCCGCCGGGAAGCGGATGTGGCCATCCGGATGCGCCGGTTGCCGGTGGACGGTGACCTGGTTTCGCGCAAGCTCGCGAAGCTGCGCTTTTCCATCTATGGACCTGCGGAAGCACCGGCTCGCATGTCCATCATTGGCTTGCCGAAGACCGGGCGGCGGCCCTCTCAGTCCGGCTTTCTCGACGATTGGGCGGCGGGGCGCCCGATTTCCCTCCGGCTTTCGGACGTCTTCCTGCGCTACCAGGCCGTGCGCTCCGGGAGAGGCGTCTCGCTCTTGCCGTGCTGGCTGGGTGATGGCGATTCGGAACTGGTCCGCCTGATTCCTCCTCCTCCGGAGTTGGCGGAGGATGTCTATTGCCTCTACCACGGAGACAACCGCGGCTTCGCCCCCGTGGTGAGCGTCTGCCAGGCGCTTGGGGAGATCTTCAAGCGGCACGCAGGTCTCCTTGCGGGTGAGGGAGATGCGGCAAGCAGCCGCCACAAGACAAGCGCTGGCACTCGACGTCCGAAAGTGCGGACTTGA
- a CDS encoding acetyl-CoA C-acetyltransferase, protein MTNSYIIDAARTPRGRGKAGKGALSGIHPQELFAQVLNALQQRGRFEVRDVDDVMTGIVSQVGEQGANLARNAVLTAGWPQEVSAVSLNRFCGSGLQAIHFGAMGVGSGAMDLAVAGGVESMSRVPMGADGGGQDGDNKHLRDRLFQVPQGISADLIATLEGFSREEIDAVALRSQGNAARAMEEGRFSKSLFPVKDPFTGAVVLERDEFPRPDTTAAGLAALKPAFVALGETAAGPNGETLDQLALAAYPRAKAIQHVHTAGNSSGIVDGAAAVVLASERYVRERGIRPRARIRAMATIGSEPVLMLTAPAPASQKALRMAGMKARDIDLWEINEAFSGVVLQTIRALGIDPDRVNVNGGSIALGHPLGATGAMLLGTALDELERSGKQTALITMCIGGGQGIATILERL, encoded by the coding sequence ATGACGAATAGCTACATCATTGATGCCGCGCGCACCCCCCGAGGGCGCGGCAAGGCAGGCAAAGGCGCACTGTCCGGGATTCATCCGCAAGAGCTCTTCGCGCAGGTGTTGAACGCGCTTCAGCAGCGCGGCCGCTTCGAGGTGCGCGACGTGGATGACGTGATGACTGGCATCGTGTCGCAGGTGGGAGAGCAAGGGGCCAACCTTGCCCGGAACGCCGTGCTGACGGCGGGCTGGCCGCAGGAAGTCTCGGCGGTGTCGCTCAACCGCTTCTGTGGCTCGGGGTTGCAGGCGATTCACTTTGGCGCCATGGGGGTTGGCTCCGGCGCGATGGACCTTGCCGTCGCCGGGGGCGTGGAGAGCATGTCGCGCGTGCCCATGGGCGCGGACGGGGGCGGCCAGGATGGGGACAACAAACACTTGAGGGATCGCCTCTTCCAGGTCCCGCAGGGCATCAGCGCCGATCTGATCGCCACGCTCGAAGGTTTCTCGCGCGAAGAGATCGACGCCGTTGCGCTCCGCTCTCAAGGCAACGCGGCGCGCGCCATGGAAGAGGGCCGCTTCTCGAAGTCGCTCTTTCCCGTGAAAGATCCCTTCACCGGCGCCGTGGTGCTCGAGCGCGACGAGTTCCCCCGGCCTGACACCACTGCCGCGGGCCTTGCTGCCTTGAAGCCCGCGTTCGTCGCGCTGGGAGAGACGGCCGCCGGGCCGAACGGAGAGACGCTCGATCAGCTCGCGCTTGCCGCCTATCCCCGTGCGAAGGCCATCCAGCACGTCCACACCGCTGGCAATTCGAGCGGCATCGTCGATGGCGCCGCGGCCGTGGTGCTCGCTTCCGAGCGGTACGTGCGCGAGAGGGGCATCCGGCCGCGTGCCCGCATCCGCGCGATGGCCACCATCGGCAGCGAGCCTGTCCTGATGCTCACCGCCCCAGCCCCCGCGAGCCAGAAGGCGTTGCGCATGGCGGGCATGAAGGCCCGTGACATCGATCTCTGGGAGATCAACGAGGCCTTCTCCGGCGTGGTGTTGCAGACCATTCGCGCGCTGGGGATCGATCCGGACCGGGTGAACGTGAACGGTGGCTCCATCGCACTGGGGCATCCGCTGGGCGCCACGGGCGCGATGTTGCTCGGGACCGCGCTCGACGAGTTGGAACGCTCTGGCAAGCAGACCGCGCTCATCACCATGTGCATTGGCGGCGGCCAGGGAATTGCCACCATCCTCGAGCGCCTTTGA
- a CDS encoding alpha/beta fold hydrolase, giving the protein MKEDSAIVLLHGSANGSYSWGRVRNALIAAGKNVFAPDMLGYGSSRPPGPAYGIEEEVAHLKQAVEGQGIGRFHLVAHSLGSMFGLHLRRALGERVTRLTLIDPVVVSVLREQGEAAGYAEMEAQYQGFMGEAEPTSAARFFVEHWSGRGTWSAIGDRARAVIVSLVPRLRLEMQITRSDPTGLAFFAEAPPPTEILMGEKTLVAPRATARQLARAFHAASVVVPEAAHMIPLTHPEAVVRAVLGEGTP; this is encoded by the coding sequence ATGAAGGAAGATTCCGCCATCGTCCTGCTGCACGGTTCGGCCAACGGTTCGTACTCCTGGGGCCGCGTCCGCAACGCCCTCATCGCCGCGGGCAAGAATGTCTTTGCCCCTGACATGCTGGGTTATGGCTCGTCCCGGCCACCCGGGCCCGCGTATGGCATCGAGGAAGAAGTCGCGCATTTGAAGCAGGCCGTCGAGGGACAGGGCATCGGGCGCTTTCACCTCGTTGCCCATTCGCTCGGCTCGATGTTCGGCCTTCATCTGCGGCGGGCCTTGGGCGAGCGGGTGACGCGGTTGACATTGATCGACCCGGTGGTGGTGAGCGTTCTGCGTGAACAGGGGGAGGCGGCCGGTTACGCGGAGATGGAGGCGCAGTACCAGGGCTTCATGGGCGAGGCCGAGCCCACCTCCGCAGCGCGGTTCTTCGTCGAGCACTGGAGCGGCCGAGGCACCTGGAGCGCCATTGGGGACCGGGCCCGGGCGGTGATTGTGTCTTTGGTGCCAAGGCTGCGGCTCGAGATGCAGATCACCCGGTCGGACCCCACGGGCCTCGCGTTCTTCGCGGAGGCGCCCCCTCCCACGGAGATTCTCATGGGTGAGAAGACGTTGGTGGCGCCACGGGCCACCGCCCGGCAGCTTGCCCGGGCCTTTCACGCAGCGTCTGTCGTCGTCCCCGAGGCAGCACATATGATTCCGCTGACGCACCCGGAGGCGGTGGTCCGCGCGGTGCTGGGTGAGGGCACGCCATGA
- a CDS encoding TetR/AcrR family transcriptional regulator, with translation MNQKTEQKIKSREAILASAAALLRERGITASSVSDVMKGAGLTVGGFYNHFDSKEVLFAETIRSSASTLWNKLLAGAKGDSPRERMGSVLGRYLSRTHRDNTEQGCLLPNTVPETAREGEPYLSALEAELTGFVDSLSAIMEGDAGRREKALGLIALMYGALSLARAVRGTPLSDDFLLAAKKLGERALAAE, from the coding sequence ATGAACCAGAAGACAGAGCAGAAGATAAAGTCCCGGGAGGCCATTCTCGCGTCCGCCGCGGCGCTCTTGAGAGAGCGTGGCATCACGGCAAGCTCGGTCAGTGACGTCATGAAAGGCGCTGGCCTCACCGTGGGGGGCTTCTACAACCACTTCGATTCCAAGGAGGTGCTCTTCGCCGAGACCATCCGCAGTTCGGCGAGCACCCTGTGGAACAAGCTCTTGGCGGGTGCGAAGGGGGATTCGCCCCGGGAGCGCATGGGGAGCGTGCTGGGCCGCTACCTCTCGCGCACGCACCGCGACAACACGGAGCAGGGATGTTTGCTGCCCAACACCGTTCCTGAAACCGCCCGGGAGGGTGAGCCGTATCTCAGCGCGCTGGAGGCTGAGCTGACCGGTTTCGTGGACTCGTTGAGCGCGATCATGGAAGGGGACGCCGGGCGCCGGGAGAAGGCGCTCGGGCTGATTGCGCTGATGTACGGCGCGCTGTCGTTGGCCCGGGCCGTCCGGGGCACCCCGCTCAGTGATGACTTTCTCCTGGCGGCGAAGAAGCTGGGGGAGCGGGCGCTCGCCGCGGAGTGA
- a CDS encoding SPFH domain-containing protein — MGILQALGLELAGLGAGLVAGAVAWFVVRCVLTGFFSVDQSERAVKVRFGRAVRLAGEPTTKAGPVSEGLVRADEDRYVYPQVEVIPPGGPYFKWPWERVVKVSVATQTLNMAYDPESHDANEGGTVLEAVTKDQLNTGLTGQLRYRVSEQNLYAYLFAVKNPIAHVMGYFISILRERIASFEAPPPPVVEGTVQAVEATAVSGVSINDLRKNLRDLNEHMDRESRGSLSRYGIVLDASLITGIDPPPEVDSALAAINTAHNHVSSDISLAQAAADQKIVQSHRAVELETLRAQAEVEPLVALSAQLTLLKQSGPGALEAYLRNIRLGLFSKASQVVMGVKP; from the coding sequence ATGGGAATCCTTCAAGCATTGGGGCTGGAACTCGCGGGCTTGGGTGCCGGCCTTGTCGCCGGAGCGGTGGCCTGGTTCGTGGTGCGGTGTGTCCTCACGGGCTTCTTCAGCGTGGACCAGAGCGAGCGGGCGGTGAAGGTCCGGTTTGGACGCGCCGTGCGGCTGGCAGGAGAGCCCACGACGAAGGCCGGTCCGGTCAGCGAGGGGCTCGTGCGCGCGGACGAGGACCGCTACGTCTACCCGCAGGTGGAGGTCATTCCCCCGGGGGGGCCGTATTTCAAATGGCCTTGGGAACGGGTGGTCAAGGTCTCGGTGGCCACCCAGACGCTCAACATGGCCTATGACCCCGAGTCGCACGATGCCAATGAGGGGGGCACGGTGCTCGAGGCGGTCACGAAGGATCAACTCAACACCGGGCTCACCGGTCAGCTCCGCTACCGCGTCTCGGAGCAGAACCTCTACGCCTACCTGTTCGCCGTGAAGAACCCCATCGCGCACGTGATGGGCTATTTCATCTCCATCCTGCGCGAGCGCATCGCCAGCTTCGAGGCGCCCCCGCCCCCCGTGGTCGAGGGCACCGTGCAGGCGGTCGAGGCGACGGCCGTTTCCGGTGTCTCCATCAATGATCTGCGCAAGAACCTGCGTGACCTCAACGAGCACATGGACCGGGAGAGCCGGGGCAGTCTGTCGCGCTATGGCATCGTCCTGGATGCTTCGCTCATCACCGGCATCGATCCGCCCCCGGAGGTGGACTCCGCGCTCGCGGCGATCAACACCGCGCACAACCATGTCTCCTCCGACATCAGTCTCGCGCAAGCCGCGGCGGACCAGAAGATCGTCCAGTCGCACCGCGCGGTGGAGCTGGAGACCCTGAGAGCCCAGGCGGAGGTGGAGCCCTTGGTGGCCCTGTCCGCCCAGCTCACCCTGCTCAAGCAGAGTGGTCCCGGGGCGCTGGAGGCCTACCTGCGCAACATCCGGCTGGGCCTCTTCTCCAAGGCCAGCCAGGTGGTGATGGGGGTGAAGCCATGA
- a CDS encoding SPFH domain-containing protein → MSGFVVGAVLGFFAMLVGVPILLGVGRMFGLYATVEERTCRVYVLLGQVVAVLDEPGLHFLWARLGWKALLVNWFGRCHVIDLRLDQQYLRSQPVNSEEGAPMGIGIWYEMFISDPLKYLFENADPRGSLASNVSNATVRCLSNMKLARMMESRHEMSRTVRAEVSPMSHAYGYRLGSVYIRKVHFRDHGMIRQIEEKVVNRLRQVTSAIRQDGANQVSILTSSADRQAAIEFAKAAALRPRIVGAALQRISQDPDVASAMFEILELQRLQEGSAKLTLIPEEQKSGLLAQLLVAPPSGR, encoded by the coding sequence ATGAGCGGCTTCGTGGTGGGCGCGGTCCTGGGCTTCTTCGCGATGTTGGTGGGCGTCCCCATCCTGCTGGGGGTGGGCCGGATGTTTGGCCTCTATGCCACCGTGGAGGAGCGCACCTGCCGGGTCTACGTGCTGCTCGGCCAGGTGGTGGCGGTGCTGGATGAGCCCGGCTTGCACTTCCTGTGGGCCCGGCTCGGGTGGAAGGCGCTGCTGGTGAACTGGTTTGGGCGCTGCCATGTGATTGACCTGCGCCTGGACCAGCAATACCTGCGCAGCCAGCCGGTGAACTCCGAAGAGGGCGCGCCCATGGGGATTGGCATCTGGTACGAGATGTTCATCTCGGATCCCCTCAAGTACCTCTTCGAGAACGCGGATCCCCGGGGCTCGCTGGCCTCCAACGTGAGCAATGCCACGGTGCGCTGCCTGTCCAACATGAAGCTCGCCCGCATGATGGAGAGCCGGCACGAGATGAGCCGCACGGTGCGCGCCGAGGTGTCTCCCATGTCCCACGCCTACGGTTACCGCCTCGGCTCGGTCTATATCCGCAAGGTGCACTTCCGCGACCATGGGATGATCCGCCAGATCGAGGAGAAGGTCGTGAACCGGCTGCGGCAGGTGACCTCGGCCATCCGCCAGGATGGCGCCAACCAGGTGAGCATCCTGACCAGCTCCGCGGACCGTCAGGCCGCCATCGAGTTCGCCAAGGCGGCGGCCCTGCGCCCGCGCATTGTCGGCGCGGCCCTGCAGCGGATTTCTCAGGACCCGGATGTCGCATCGGCCATGTTCGAGATCCTCGAGTTGCAGCGGCTCCAGGAGGGCTCCGCGAAGCTGACCCTCATTCCGGAGGAACAGAAGAGCGGCCTGCTCGCGCAGTTGCTGGTGGCGCCGCCGTCCGGGCGCTGA
- a CDS encoding LysR family transcriptional regulator → MDLNLLVALDALLREGSVARAAQRLQLSPPAMSRTLTRIRKSLGDPVFVRAGHGLVPTPRALALREKVRALVEDATALLSPDTPRSPRDMVRTLSIRVNDGVIPGLGVELVKRVREEAPGLTLRFVAEGEEDVSALRDGDVDLDIGVQGALGPEIRTQRLYVDAYAVLVGTKTPLARGRLTLERFAHAEHVVVSRRGKIRTAMDVLLEQHGLRRRVTVVVPNGLAAAALVAQTGALTVVPLVFASAVTKLMPVRPRAVPLALDAIFIAQAWHPRFDHEPAHVWLRRTVKELASPPQGPLSARTAAPPATARAGRSSVPPE, encoded by the coding sequence ATGGACCTCAACCTCCTCGTCGCCCTCGATGCGCTCTTGCGCGAGGGGAGCGTCGCCCGCGCGGCCCAGCGGCTCCAACTGAGTCCTCCGGCGATGAGCCGCACCCTGACGCGAATCCGGAAGTCCCTCGGGGATCCGGTCTTCGTGCGCGCGGGCCACGGACTGGTGCCCACGCCCCGCGCCTTGGCCCTCCGCGAGAAGGTGCGCGCCCTGGTCGAGGACGCCACGGCCCTGCTCAGCCCGGACACACCTCGGTCTCCGCGAGACATGGTGCGCACGCTGTCCATCCGGGTGAACGACGGTGTCATCCCCGGCCTGGGCGTCGAGCTTGTGAAACGGGTGCGCGAGGAGGCCCCTGGGCTGACGCTGCGCTTCGTCGCGGAGGGCGAGGAAGACGTCAGCGCCCTGCGCGACGGAGACGTTGACCTCGACATCGGCGTCCAGGGAGCCCTGGGACCGGAGATCCGCACCCAGCGTTTATATGTGGATGCGTACGCCGTCCTGGTTGGGACGAAGACGCCGCTCGCCAGGGGCCGGCTCACGCTCGAGCGCTTCGCTCACGCCGAGCATGTCGTCGTCTCGCGGCGCGGGAAGATCCGCACGGCCATGGACGTGCTGCTCGAGCAACACGGACTGCGGCGCCGCGTGACGGTGGTGGTGCCCAACGGGCTCGCCGCGGCGGCGCTCGTCGCCCAGACGGGGGCGTTGACCGTCGTCCCCCTTGTCTTCGCCAGCGCCGTGACCAAGCTGATGCCGGTGCGCCCGCGCGCCGTGCCCCTGGCACTCGACGCCATCTTCATCGCGCAGGCCTGGCATCCCCGCTTCGACCATGAGCCCGCGCACGTCTGGCTCCGCCGCACGGTGAAGGAGCTGGCGAGCCCGCCCCAGGGGCCGCTCAGCGCCCGGACGGCGGCGCCACCAGCAACTGCGCGAGCAGGCCGCTCTTCTGTTCCTCCGGAATGA